GAGATTTGCAGTCGAGCATTCATCTGCATCAGATTGACCAGGAGCGGGAAAACAGGATTGACGTGATTGAGCTTACCGGTCGTGTAGGATCATCGAATACGAAAACTCCTGCCTGCAGCATTCACTGAACCATCAGAGTCAGCGGGTCATCCAGTTCGGCTACTGGTGACCTCCTCTCCGGCCTGAAGACCGGAGCTTGCGCCTGTTACGCTCTGTCACAACCAGCGAGGCATGAGCTTCTCATCACACGTCCGGTCCACAGGAGACATGGTGGGAACGCTCCTCAGCGAAAAACTAAAGGGGGTGGCAAAAGTCGGGAGGGTGTAGAAGGGAGTAGCAATGAGAAGAGGGTGTCGAGTTCGACTTTTGCCGTTCAATACTTAGTCTAAAGTCGAATATAAAGTTTTCGGTATATCACTATTACGAATATTTGGGGAGATATAATCGGTTCCCGATCCGCATACCATTCTGCTTCATGGGTTTGAATGAGGATACAGCGATAACTGGCAATCTTTGATAGATGCGCAACAGGCTGCAACCTGCAGGTTAAATAGGTACGAATTCATAGCATCTGATCGGATGTGATCTCATGAATTTAAAAAAAGATGTTCCGATCTATCAGCTCAAGATAACTCTGGATGAGATCAGGCCGCCGGTATGGCGCAGGGTGGTGGTCAGGGGAGACATCACGCTGCTGAAGCTGCATAAAGTCATCCAGGCTGTGATGCCTTGGGATGATTATCATCTCCACCAGTTCATCGTCGGGGATACCTGCTATTCGATTCCGTTGCCAGATGACCCTCTGCCCAGTGATGTTAAGAACGAAGCTCGCATCAGGCTCTCAAAGATTGCGCCCGCAGAGAAGATCAAATTCGTTTACGAGTACGATTTTGGAGATAGCTGGTTCCACGAGATACTTGTGGAGAAGATCCTGCCTCCAGATCCATCGCTGAAGCATCCTGTCTGTCTGGCAGGGGCGCGCTCCAGCCCACCCGAGGACTGCGGTGGTGTCAGCAGTTACTTCGAGTTCCTGGAGGCCATCACCGATCCAAATCATCCGGAGCACGAACGCATGCTGGACTGGGTGGGAAGGCCCTTCGATCCAGAGATGTTCGATCTGGAGGAGGCCAACCGCCTGCTGAGCAGGATAAAGTAGCACTCAAATGGCAGAGGCATACATTGCTCTGCACTTGAGGTATGTGATCGTACTGAATGTTTGAGCCGTGCTTCTGCTGGAATCAGCTCTGCTCGCGCTGGCTCTGCTTGCGCTGCGCCTGCATGTATCTGCAGAGGCCTGCCAGCTCGCACCTCTCGCAGAGCGGATTCCTGGCCCTGCAGACGAGCCTGCCGTGGCGGATCAGGTTGATGTGAAGGGACAGGTACTTCTCGCGCGGCGTGATCTCCTCCAGGATTCTTTGCACCTCCTCTATGCTCGCGTTCTCCGGCACAAGGCCTATCCTTCTTGAGACGCGGTAGACGTGTGTGTCAACCGGCATCGCAGGCATTTTGAAGCCGAAGAGCATGAGCACAGACGCTGTCTTCGGCCCGATTCCGGGGATCGATGTGAGGTAGCTCCTTGCCTCCTCCGGGCTCATCCTCTGCAGCGGCGAGAGTTCCACAGAGCCGAAGTCCTCTCTCAGCCTCTCGAGAGCCCCTTTGATCCTGGCAGCCTTTATATCTGCCAGGCCTCCCGGACGGATCGCATCCGCGATCTCATCCTCAGAGGCATTCAGGATCTCATCATAGCTCCTGAATCTGCTCTTCAGCTGCTCAAAAGCCCTGCCGGAGTTCATGTCAGAGGTGTTCTGCGAGAGTATCGTCATAACCAGGAGATCCACGGGATCCACGCTTCTGGCCTCAGGCAAACCATATGCTCTCTCTAGGATCTCCATCACTTTAAGGAGAAGATCATCAGACATGAGGCACCTGCCTGATACTCCGGAAGGCTCCAGCTCCATAACCAGGCGCCATATCCGCTCGAATAAAAAGGTACGGGCCTGTCAGTATTACAGGCTCTGCCAGGTCCCGTCCCTGAAGACCCGCAGCGATGAGCTGCTCTTCGCTGTGAAGATCGTCTTCGTCCAGTTCACCTCAAATGGCTCCCAGATCATCGTGGCCAGAGATCTGTTTCTGAAGTCGGACTGGACTGCCGTGAGCGGATAGGAGAATCCGCCAGTGTACGGCCTGTAAAAACTCAGCGGCTGCGATACAGGTACCTTTGTATAGAATATCGGGTCTGTGAAGTACTGCCTTATCTCGCTGTAGTCGGGCGACCCCACATACCCTCCCTCAAGCCAGTCAGCTGCATCAGCGCAGATCAGAGATACGATCAGAGCCAGGAACAGGATGGAGATTCGCGTCATACAGATCCGCTGCTGTATTCGTGGGGATTGTATTTAAGCATGGTGTTGTCTGGTCTATTCATCGATAACCAAACCTGAGATCGCTTCAACTGTGTCGATGGGCCTTGACAGAATCAAGGCACAGAACGCCCTGATATTCGGGAGAAGAAGTCACAAAAAGCGGACTAGAGAAAGAAAGTGACATGGATACAAATTTTATAAGCAAGGATTTGGAAAACCGCAACTGCGATGTGCTCTTTTATGGTGGGAGTTTTACAGGATGGTATCACAAATCTATTTATATAGTATCGTTCAATATGTGCACCATGTTACCACGTTACAACCAAAAGTTGAGCGTGTTCTCTTTGGTGCTGTCATTGCTTTTAATTCTGAATTTCACATTGAGAACAAGCGCACAGCAGGTATCAAACATCTCAAATGCCACACTCATGATAGAAAACGCCACGCTGGGGATTAAAAATTTCACATCTTCATTGCAACCATGGTCAGTCTACCTTGTCATCATCCTTCTTTTTGCTTTTGCAAGCCTCCCCATATTGTGGAACATCAAGGGCTTCTACGATCACATGAGAGATGTCCGGAATCTGCTGGGGGAGAAGTTGTCGACCGGATGCAACCAGGCTGAGCTGATCAATCTGGTAAAGGATGCTCTGACCATTCAGTCCAGCGGGATGCAGGGCGTGGCCAGGGCCACGATGGCCCTGACGCTCTCTGTCATCCTCGGCGCCGCCATATTCCTGCTCATCTTAAACCCCTCTGCTCAGGAAAACTCGATGCTGAAGGACATACTCCTTGCGCTGACCGGAGCTATCTCTTCAATAATCGGATTCTACTTCGGCGGGCGCGCCACGCAGAGCACTGAGCAACAAAAAGGAGGCGGTGGTTCTCCAGCGCCATCTCAAGCAGCCAAGCTAGAAATCACCAGCTTCGATCCAAAGGACTCTTCTACAACCAAACCAGGTAATGTGAAGCTCTCCTGCACCGTTAAAAATCCATCCGGAAGGCCCCTCCAGTACAAGTTCGAGGTCTGGGACGAGAATAATAACTGGGTGAATGGAACTAACTATCAGAAAGATAGCTACTGGACGTGGAATAATGCTGCAAAGGGCAAATACGTTATACGCGTTTCTGTGAAAGACGATATCGGAGGATACGCCGAGAAGGAGAATAAAATCGAGATAAAAGATTAAATATTTTCATTCTTTTGCCAGCATATCGTAGAGGAACGCGGCCACCAGGGCACCGAGCACCGGACCTATGACGTATATCGGATAGTGGCTCCAGAGCACAGGGCCGCCCATGATGTGGTCTATCAGGTAGGGGCCGAATGTCCTGGCGGGGTTCAGTGAGGAGCCGGCGATGTTACCTGTGGTCGTTATGATCCCACCGACTGTCAGGCCTATCACAAGCCCGGCGAACCCCTGGGGCGCCCGCTCGTCAACAGCCACCCCCATGATCACGAGCATCAGCAGGAACGTCCCTATCGCCTCCGCGAGCACAGCCTGTCCGAACGATATGCCGGGGAACGGCGCTGTCGCTCCGAGCCCGCCGACAATCACAGCATCAGATCCGGCGCTTGCTGCGAAGAGCAGGGATCCTAAAGAGGCGCCTATCAGCTGCGCCGCTATGTAAGGAATCACCTCGCTGCTCGGAAACCTCCGGGTGGCCCAGAGCGCTATAGTCACAGCCGGGTTTATGTGCGCCCCTGAGACCCTCCCCAGAGCGTATATGACGCCTGCGATCGCTATGGCGAACGCCATGCCTATTGCGAACCAGTCTCCGAGGCCACCAAGAGCCCCGATCCCGATGTTGAAGGGGTTCGGCGGGCTGGAGCCCCTCGAGATCATGAGCGTTATGGCAGCAGCTCCAGCGCCGAAGTAGACAAGAATCGCTGTCCCGATGAGCTCAGCAACACATCTCTTAGCCAGGGACATATCTCATCCCTCATGGTATACAGCGTAGCATGGCTTGCAGAGGATCCTGGGAAGCTTTCTCTTCAGCTTCTTCGAGGGGAAGGGATACCCTCCCTCCCAGACCTCTATCTCATCCCTGACGAGATGATCCATGCAGACGCCCATCCCGCAGACTATGCATATCGCGACCGCCTCGGTGGTTTTGCCCTCGATGGCGCAGAGATAGCATCTCATTCAATCCCTCACACCGCTTCCTTCCACTGGCAGTACTGATGCCTGAAGTCTATCAGCGACGCAGCAGCGCAGTCCTTGCACACCCTTGCAGGCGATGCAGCCTTTTCCTTGTGCAGGGCTATTATGTTGGTCATCATCGTGGCAGTCACAGGCTCGCTTGTGAGCAGGCATGGATAATCAGCAAGCCTCATGAGCGCGGAGAATCTGACGGATATGGCGCATCCCGGATACGCATACCTCTGCGGGTTCATCAGGACATCATTCCTGTGTATCGGATCGAGATCGACATCGAATCCCAGGACCTTCGGGACGACCTTCGTCTTCGCGCCGTTCCTCATGCGCATTGCCTTGTCGAGGTACTTCCAGCCTCTGAGTATCATATCCATGAAGTCGCAGTTGTGGAGCTCCGCAGCCGCGCTTCTCGTCGGGTAAAGCTGCACGTAGTTGTGGAATCTCTTGGTGAGAAGATCCACGATCATTATCGCGTTGAACCCATCGAGCTCCAGGATGTGCTCGACAGCGCATGCTGATGCGCCGGTGGCAAGGGCGAGCGGCTGGTACTCATTCTTGAACTTATCGACAGCATTGTTAAGCGTCGACTCCATGACCTCTGTTGTGGCCTCGATGGTCGCCATCACCACATCATCCTTGCACATGTTGAATGTCGACTGGGCGATGTGATGCGCTATGTCCCCAACGCAGTATGCTGGCACCGTGACGATGTTGCCGTAGTGCACGCCATCATCCATTGCAGCTTTGACCGCGCCCTTCATCCTGCTCTTGTAGCTCTGCATGTACTTTCTCACATCGAACGACGTGTGTCCCGCAGCATCCATCAGCTTCGCCTGCGCCTCGATGGGTGTTCTGTACACCATCTGGATCATCTCGATCTCCTTCCTGATCGCATCTGAGAGCGTGGCCCCCTTCTCGATCTCGTGCGCGAAGACCTCGCCTATGCCATAGGATGTGTTCATGCCCCAGGATTTGGCTGCGAGTATCGCCTGCTTGTGGTGCTCCGGAATATCCACTGTCTTCAGTATCCTGTTCACGACGTTGCTCGTCGATCCGGG
Above is a genomic segment from Methanothrix sp. containing:
- a CDS encoding plasmid pRiA4b ORF-3 family protein → MNLKKDVPIYQLKITLDEIRPPVWRRVVVRGDITLLKLHKVIQAVMPWDDYHLHQFIVGDTCYSIPLPDDPLPSDVKNEARIRLSKIAPAEKIKFVYEYDFGDSWFHEILVEKILPPDPSLKHPVCLAGARSSPPEDCGGVSSYFEFLEAITDPNHPEHERMLDWVGRPFDPEMFDLEEANRLLSRIK
- the nth gene encoding endonuclease III translates to MELEPSGVSGRCLMSDDLLLKVMEILERAYGLPEARSVDPVDLLVMTILSQNTSDMNSGRAFEQLKSRFRSYDEILNASEDEIADAIRPGGLADIKAARIKGALERLREDFGSVELSPLQRMSPEEARSYLTSIPGIGPKTASVLMLFGFKMPAMPVDTHVYRVSRRIGLVPENASIEEVQRILEEITPREKYLSLHINLIRHGRLVCRARNPLCERCELAGLCRYMQAQRKQSQREQS
- a CDS encoding MIP/aquaporin family protein, giving the protein MSLAKRCVAELIGTAILVYFGAGAAAITLMISRGSSPPNPFNIGIGALGGLGDWFAIGMAFAIAIAGVIYALGRVSGAHINPAVTIALWATRRFPSSEVIPYIAAQLIGASLGSLLFAASAGSDAVIVGGLGATAPFPGISFGQAVLAEAIGTFLLMLVIMGVAVDERAPQGFAGLVIGLTVGGIITTTGNIAGSSLNPARTFGPYLIDHIMGGPVLWSHYPIYVIGPVLGALVAAFLYDMLAKE
- a CDS encoding DUF2180 family protein gives rise to the protein MRCYLCAIEGKTTEAVAICIVCGMGVCMDHLVRDEIEVWEGGYPFPSKKLKRKLPRILCKPCYAVYHEG
- a CDS encoding DUF2193 domain-containing protein, with the protein product MSDLYKKMVDEAMMAQRADVETVKRKRGQDFVVSDTKAYVDVVNKMKVADGQSKAVIKLHVDSVNAHYDILSSLTKTIRPEDDPFVEHYQTPAIMEILYEEDEKFRKSVEAFIQAVGKAEALIGLEVVRRYGGFYGPTCVVDFALIPGSTSNVVNRILKTVDIPEHHKQAILAAKSWGMNTSYGIGEVFAHEIEKGATLSDAIRKEIEMIQMVYRTPIEAQAKLMDAAGHTSFDVRKYMQSYKSRMKGAVKAAMDDGVHYGNIVTVPAYCVGDIAHHIAQSTFNMCKDDVVMATIEATTEVMESTLNNAVDKFKNEYQPLALATGASACAVEHILELDGFNAIMIVDLLTKRFHNYVQLYPTRSAAAELHNCDFMDMILRGWKYLDKAMRMRNGAKTKVVPKVLGFDVDLDPIHRNDVLMNPQRYAYPGCAISVRFSALMRLADYPCLLTSEPVTATMMTNIIALHKEKAASPARVCKDCAAASLIDFRHQYCQWKEAV